Proteins encoded within one genomic window of Pseudomonas cannabina:
- a CDS encoding urea carboxylase-associated family protein has product MYKDYPAAYQVSKGAALHVDTAFYERIRANAPQRTLVEQFEVPIRTGRAWKVKAGQVFRVTTPVGPQVGDFNVWNAHDPRERLWAARTRQLQGAHVSTHDRLWSNLPFLRPLVTITDDSLASYGIDEHGGRLHDLLGTRCDPYVNKMLTGEDFHHHCHSNLTRAVLPHGLTEFDVHDVLNIFQCTGLNHDDMYFMKACPAQKGDYLEFFAEIDLLCALSTCPGGDLSLPMWGPEAQDPLSVCRPLGVEIYDLDASLLEGWQSPERAAYKGLHGLHIAKADWEK; this is encoded by the coding sequence ATGTACAAAGACTACCCAGCCGCCTACCAGGTCAGCAAAGGCGCAGCGTTGCACGTGGACACCGCTTTTTACGAGCGTATACGGGCTAATGCGCCGCAGCGCACGCTGGTCGAGCAGTTCGAAGTGCCGATTCGTACCGGGCGCGCCTGGAAGGTCAAGGCCGGGCAAGTGTTTCGAGTCACCACACCGGTGGGGCCGCAAGTGGGGGATTTCAACGTGTGGAATGCCCATGACCCTCGTGAGCGCTTGTGGGCGGCGCGTACGCGGCAGTTGCAGGGCGCGCATGTCAGCACCCATGACCGGCTGTGGTCGAACCTGCCGTTTTTGCGGCCGCTGGTCACCATCACCGATGACAGCCTGGCCAGCTATGGCATCGACGAGCACGGCGGCCGCCTGCATGACTTGCTCGGCACGCGCTGCGACCCTTATGTCAACAAGATGCTGACCGGCGAAGACTTCCATCATCACTGCCATTCGAATCTGACCCGCGCAGTGCTGCCGCACGGTTTGACCGAGTTTGATGTGCATGACGTGCTGAATATCTTTCAGTGCACCGGCCTGAATCATGACGACATGTATTTCATGAAAGCCTGCCCGGCGCAGAAGGGTGACTACCTGGAGTTTTTTGCGGAAATCGACCTGCTGTGCGCGCTGTCGACCTGTCCGGGTGGCGACCTGTCATTGCCAATGTGGGGCCCGGAAGCGCAGGACCCGCTAAGTGTCTGTCGGCCATTGGGTGTCGAGATCTATGACCTCGACGCCTCGCTGCTTGAGGGCTGGCAGTCGCCCGAGCGTGCGGCGTATAAGGGCCTGCATGGCTTGCACATTGCCAAGGCTGACTGGGAAAAGTAA
- a CDS encoding LysR substrate-binding domain-containing protein, which translates to MRIEPLPPLQNLIAFEATVRHGSFTRAATELNLTQSAISRQVAQLEEFLGRALFRREHKRIHLTVAGQIYAEQIQRMLTLCAEATAQVITHSGDQQLTLACSSGVAALWLGPLLGRYRDAFPAVDIRLRVVDGLDSLIRAEFDLALYFLRETSPAGLDSRLLFAESVNAYCSPDYLQGQVLEPAQLLDHCLLMLEDGQRQWLSWSDWFGRQGVDASLIRQRMTVNLYPVLVDLAIAGHGIVLGWQPMIDRHVQSGALVPACNTSVGAVGGYYLLTPSGKMPRRAARAFEKWLSEEIAG; encoded by the coding sequence GTGCGTATCGAACCCCTTCCGCCCCTGCAGAACCTGATCGCCTTCGAGGCCACCGTACGGCACGGCAGCTTTACCCGCGCCGCGACCGAGTTGAATCTGACCCAAAGCGCGATCAGCCGCCAGGTCGCGCAACTCGAGGAATTCCTCGGCCGGGCATTGTTTCGCCGTGAGCACAAGCGCATCCACCTGACCGTCGCCGGGCAGATCTACGCCGAGCAGATTCAGCGAATGTTGACTCTGTGCGCCGAAGCGACTGCACAAGTCATCACCCACAGCGGCGATCAGCAACTGACACTGGCCTGCTCCAGTGGCGTCGCGGCCTTGTGGCTTGGCCCGCTGCTGGGGCGTTATCGCGACGCGTTTCCGGCGGTGGACATCCGCCTGCGGGTGGTCGACGGGCTGGACTCGCTGATCCGCGCCGAATTCGACCTGGCGTTGTATTTTCTGCGCGAAACGTCGCCGGCAGGCCTGGACAGTCGTCTACTGTTTGCCGAATCGGTCAACGCTTACTGCTCGCCCGACTACCTGCAAGGCCAGGTGCTGGAACCCGCGCAACTGCTGGATCATTGTCTGTTGATGCTCGAAGACGGGCAGCGTCAGTGGTTGTCGTGGTCCGACTGGTTCGGCCGTCAGGGTGTCGACGCCTCGCTGATCCGTCAGCGCATGACCGTCAACCTGTACCCGGTGCTGGTGGACCTGGCCATCGCCGGGCACGGCATCGTGCTTGGCTGGCAGCCGATGATCGATCGCCACGTACAGTCCGGTGCGCTGGTGCCGGCGTGCAACACCAGCGTCGGCGCAGTCGGCGGCTATTACCTGCTGACCCCCAGCGGCAAGATGCCCCGCCGCGCGGCACGTGCGTTCGAAAAATGGCTGAGTGAAGAAATAGCCGGTTAA
- a CDS encoding metal-dependent hydrolase family protein codes for MSTAESPCLILRNGRLLDLNLGELITGQEVVIEGERIVEVRAEDQPAPANAQVIDLGGRTLMPGLIDCHVHVLASNANLGMNALQPNAIIMYRALPILAAMLDRGFTTVRDAGGADWALARSIQMGLIPGPRIFASGKALSQTGGHGDMRARGELLLNEPCSCCFRAGAIARVVDGVDNVRLAVREELQQGANQIKIMASGGVSSPTDPIANTQYSEAEIRAIVDEAAAANTYVMAHAYTARAIRRAIECGVRTIEHGNLVDADTARLMAEKGAFAVPTQVTYEMLAEYGERFGLPADSVAKIEDVRQAGRNALLLFAEAGVPMGYGSDLLGEMHEYQTHELRIRAELLGNLAALRSATSVAAQILQREGELGCIAAGAIADLLVVDGDPLSDINCLVGQGEQLAMIVQGGQVRKNTLT; via the coding sequence ATGAGTACCGCTGAATCCCCGTGCCTGATCCTGCGCAACGGCCGCCTGCTGGACCTGAACCTGGGCGAGCTGATCACCGGCCAGGAAGTCGTGATCGAGGGCGAGCGTATCGTCGAGGTGCGCGCCGAAGATCAGCCTGCCCCGGCCAATGCTCAGGTGATCGATCTGGGCGGCAGAACCCTGATGCCGGGCCTGATCGATTGTCACGTCCACGTTCTGGCCTCCAACGCCAACCTGGGCATGAACGCGCTGCAACCCAATGCGATCATCATGTACCGCGCGCTGCCGATTCTGGCGGCGATGCTCGATCGTGGTTTCACCACCGTGCGCGATGCTGGCGGTGCCGACTGGGCGCTGGCGCGTTCAATCCAGATGGGCCTGATTCCCGGCCCGAGGATCTTCGCGTCCGGCAAGGCGCTGTCGCAGACCGGTGGCCATGGCGACATGCGTGCACGTGGCGAACTGCTGCTTAACGAGCCCTGCTCGTGCTGCTTCCGGGCCGGGGCCATCGCCCGCGTGGTGGATGGCGTCGACAACGTGCGCCTGGCGGTGCGCGAAGAACTGCAACAGGGCGCCAACCAGATCAAGATCATGGCCTCGGGTGGCGTTTCTTCGCCGACTGATCCGATTGCCAATACCCAGTACAGCGAGGCTGAAATCCGCGCCATCGTCGACGAAGCCGCGGCGGCCAACACCTACGTCATGGCCCACGCCTACACGGCCCGGGCGATTCGCCGGGCCATCGAGTGCGGCGTGCGGACCATCGAGCACGGCAATCTGGTGGATGCCGACACCGCTCGGCTGATGGCCGAAAAAGGTGCCTTTGCGGTGCCGACCCAGGTCACCTACGAAATGCTCGCCGAGTACGGCGAACGCTTCGGCCTGCCTGCTGACTCTGTGGCGAAGATCGAGGACGTGCGTCAGGCCGGACGCAACGCCTTGTTACTGTTCGCCGAAGCAGGCGTGCCGATGGGCTATGGCTCAGACCTGCTGGGAGAAATGCACGAGTATCAAACCCATGAGCTGAGAATTCGTGCAGAACTGCTGGGTAATCTGGCGGCGCTGCGCAGTGCCACCAGCGTTGCCGCACAGATTCTGCAACGCGAAGGTGAACTGGGGTGCATCGCTGCGGGCGCCATTGCCGACCTGCTGGTGGTGGATGGCGATCCGCTCAGCGATATCAACTGCCTGGTGGGCCAGGGCGAGCAACTGGCGATGATTGTTCAGGGCGGTCAGGTGCGCAAAAACACCCTGACTTGA
- a CDS encoding GNAT family N-acetyltransferase/peptidase C39 family protein, with product MDFIFRDAVADDIEALLVLENQCFEGDRLTARSFHWMIRRANACLIVAEHAGQLNGYALVLFHRGTSLGRLYSLAIADSARGQGLGRQLLLRAEQQAVERDCAYLRLEVRPDNTAAIALYERSGYRRFAQVEDYYQDHAPALRYEKRIVEHARQDSRPVPYYQQTLDFTCGPACLLMAMKALQPERSMSRAEELQIWREATTVFMTSGHGGCSPQGLALAAWRRGFAVDLLVSVSGPLFLGGVRSDRKKQVIRLVHEQFCRELAASSVQTLPNRSLSLPRLLAEGGRPLVLISSYRLTRSKAPHWVMVTGCDSDFVYLHDPDIDHSLHRQAIDCQHMPVSHADFNRMSCFGADKLRAAVIVFAASVDDHAPALHKASAAHAKVPALR from the coding sequence ATGGACTTTATATTTCGTGATGCCGTGGCAGACGATATCGAGGCGTTGCTGGTGCTGGAGAACCAGTGCTTTGAAGGCGACCGGCTGACGGCGCGCAGCTTTCACTGGATGATTCGCCGCGCCAACGCGTGTCTGATCGTCGCCGAGCACGCTGGCCAGCTCAACGGCTATGCGCTGGTGCTGTTTCATCGCGGCACTTCACTGGGGCGTCTGTATTCGCTGGCGATTGCCGACTCCGCAAGGGGGCAGGGGCTGGGCAGGCAGTTGTTGCTGCGCGCCGAACAGCAGGCGGTAGAGCGCGATTGCGCTTACCTGCGGCTGGAAGTGCGCCCTGACAATACGGCGGCCATCGCGCTGTACGAGCGCAGCGGGTATCGGCGCTTCGCTCAGGTTGAAGATTATTATCAGGACCATGCTCCGGCGCTGCGTTACGAGAAACGCATCGTCGAGCACGCTCGGCAAGACAGCCGCCCGGTGCCTTACTACCAGCAGACGCTGGACTTCACCTGCGGCCCGGCCTGCCTGTTGATGGCCATGAAAGCCCTGCAACCCGAGCGCTCCATGAGCCGCGCCGAAGAGTTGCAGATCTGGCGCGAAGCGACCACGGTGTTCATGACCTCCGGCCACGGCGGTTGCAGCCCGCAGGGGTTGGCGCTGGCGGCGTGGCGACGGGGCTTTGCCGTGGACCTGCTGGTGTCGGTGTCTGGCCCGCTGTTTCTCGGCGGCGTGCGCAGCGACAGGAAAAAGCAGGTGATTCGTCTGGTTCACGAGCAATTCTGTCGCGAATTGGCGGCGTCCAGCGTGCAGACATTGCCCAACCGTTCGTTGAGCCTGCCACGCCTGCTGGCCGAGGGCGGCAGGCCGTTGGTGTTGATCAGCAGCTATCGCCTGACACGCTCCAAGGCCCCGCACTGGGTGATGGTGACGGGCTGCGACAGTGACTTTGTCTACCTGCATGATCCGGATATCGATCACAGCCTGCACCGTCAGGCCATCGACTGTCAGCACATGCCGGTCAGCCACGCTGATTTCAACCGCATGAGCTGTTTCGGTGCCGACAAACTCAGAGCCGCAGTGATTGTGTTTGCCGCGTCGGTGGATGACCATGCGCCCGCTTTACACAAGGCTTCGGCAGCTCACGCAAAGGTTCCAGCCCTCAGATAA
- a CDS encoding error-prone DNA polymerase, with protein MSTEYAELHCLSNFSFQRGASSALELFERALRHGYTALAITDECTLAGIVRALQASRKTGLPLIVGSEMYIENGPKIVLLVEDKAGYEALCKLITVARRRAKKGEYRLLREDFERSSSGLLAIWLPDIEGDAQACRSQGNWLREHFTDRLWLGVELHRGADDEQRLADLLALAQSLGIPAVASGDVHMHARGRRALQDTMTAIRYHTTVAEAGHLLFANGERHLRPLDALAEHYPDWLLAESVRIARRCTFDFEQLKYEYPHELVPKGHTATSWLRELTERGICRRWPKGLSAAARAQVEKELALITEKKFDSYFLTVHDIVEFARSQHILCQGRGSAANSAVCYALGITELNPEKSNLLFERFISKERNEPPDIDVDFEHDRREEVIQYIFRRYGRGRAALTAVASTYHGSGAMRDVAKVLGLPSDQINTLAEAFSRWSDSLPSPERLREYGFDADTPILKRVLALTGELIGFPRHLSQHPGGFVISEHPLDTLVPVENAAMAERTIIQWDKDDLDLVGLLKVDILALGMLSALRRTFDLVHLHRGKRWTLADMSGDDPETYEMISRADTIGVFQIESRAQMAMLPRLRPEKFYDLVIEVAIVRPGPIQGDMVHPYLRRRNGEEAITYPPKLKSVFERTLGVPLFQEQVMEVAIIAADYTPGEADELRRAMAAWKRHGGLDPHRERLRSGMLKNGYEADFADRIFEQIKGFGSYGFPESHAASFALLTYASCWLKCHEPAAFTCALINSWPMGFYNPDQLLQDARRHHIEIRPVDVRYSHWDCTLEPVDHPDSTRNLAIRLGLRMLRSFREDDALRIEAARSKRPFADATDLTVRAELDSRAAEALADSGALRGLIGHRHRARWEVAGVEAQRPLFDDLPSEETQVTLPLPTVGEDLMADYATLGTTLGPHPLALLRRQLAAKRFRSSQDLLTLENDRTLSLAGLVIGRQRPGTASGVTFVTLEDEFGMVNVVVWRDLAERQRKVLVGSQLLQVFGRLESKSGVRHLIAQRLYDLTPLLTGLDVRSRDFQ; from the coding sequence ATGAGCACTGAGTATGCCGAACTGCACTGCCTGTCCAATTTCAGCTTTCAGCGCGGCGCTTCGAGCGCCCTTGAATTGTTCGAGCGCGCCTTGCGCCATGGCTATACGGCGCTGGCGATCACCGATGAGTGCACCCTGGCAGGCATCGTCCGTGCCTTGCAGGCGTCACGAAAAACCGGTCTGCCGCTGATCGTCGGCAGCGAAATGTACATCGAAAACGGCCCGAAAATCGTCCTGCTGGTGGAAGACAAGGCGGGATATGAAGCCCTATGCAAATTGATCACGGTGGCGCGGCGGCGAGCCAAAAAGGGTGAATACCGTCTGTTGCGTGAAGATTTCGAGCGGTCATCCAGTGGCTTGCTGGCCATCTGGCTACCGGACATCGAAGGTGACGCTCAGGCTTGTCGGTCACAGGGCAACTGGTTGCGCGAGCACTTTACGGATCGCCTGTGGCTGGGCGTGGAACTGCATCGCGGCGCGGATGACGAGCAGCGCCTGGCCGATCTGTTGGCGCTGGCGCAATCGCTGGGCATTCCGGCAGTGGCCAGCGGTGACGTGCACATGCATGCCCGAGGGCGGCGTGCCCTGCAGGACACCATGACTGCCATCCGCTATCACACCACGGTGGCCGAGGCCGGGCATTTGCTATTCGCCAACGGCGAGCGCCATTTACGGCCTCTGGATGCGCTGGCCGAGCATTACCCGGACTGGCTGCTGGCCGAGTCGGTGCGCATTGCCCGGCGCTGCACATTCGATTTTGAACAATTGAAGTATGAGTATCCCCACGAACTGGTCCCCAAGGGGCATACCGCCACATCATGGCTGCGCGAGCTGACCGAGCGCGGTATTTGCCGGCGCTGGCCAAAGGGGTTGAGTGCGGCGGCGCGGGCGCAGGTCGAGAAGGAGCTGGCGCTGATCACGGAAAAGAAGTTCGACAGCTACTTTCTGACGGTCCACGACATCGTCGAGTTTGCCCGCAGCCAGCACATTCTGTGTCAGGGTCGTGGGTCGGCGGCCAACTCGGCGGTGTGTTACGCGCTGGGGATCACCGAGCTGAACCCGGAAAAGAGCAACCTGCTGTTCGAGCGCTTCATTTCCAAAGAGCGCAACGAGCCACCGGACATCGACGTGGATTTCGAGCATGACCGCCGCGAAGAAGTCATTCAGTACATATTTCGGCGTTATGGCCGGGGCCGGGCAGCACTGACCGCCGTGGCCAGCACCTATCACGGTTCAGGCGCCATGCGCGACGTCGCCAAAGTGCTGGGCTTGCCATCCGACCAGATCAATACCCTGGCCGAAGCCTTCAGTCGCTGGAGCGATTCGCTGCCGTCGCCCGAGCGCCTGCGCGAGTACGGGTTCGATGCTGACACGCCGATCCTCAAGCGCGTGCTCGCGCTGACCGGCGAACTGATCGGCTTCCCCCGGCACCTGTCGCAGCATCCGGGCGGGTTCGTGATTTCCGAGCACCCGCTGGACACCCTGGTGCCAGTCGAGAATGCGGCGATGGCCGAGCGCACCATCATCCAGTGGGACAAGGACGATCTGGACCTGGTCGGCCTGCTGAAAGTCGACATCCTCGCCCTGGGCATGCTCAGCGCGCTGCGCAGGACGTTCGACCTGGTGCATCTGCATCGCGGCAAGCGATGGACCCTGGCAGATATGTCAGGTGATGATCCAGAAACCTACGAAATGATCAGCCGCGCCGACACCATCGGCGTGTTCCAGATCGAGTCCCGCGCGCAGATGGCCATGTTGCCGCGCCTGAGGCCGGAAAAGTTTTACGATCTGGTCATCGAAGTCGCCATCGTTCGACCGGGGCCGATTCAGGGCGATATGGTTCACCCGTACCTGCGTCGGCGCAATGGTGAAGAGGCCATTACCTATCCACCCAAGCTGAAAAGTGTCTTTGAGCGCACCTTGGGCGTGCCGTTGTTTCAGGAACAGGTCATGGAAGTGGCAATCATCGCTGCCGATTACACACCCGGCGAGGCCGACGAACTGCGCCGCGCGATGGCGGCCTGGAAGCGTCACGGCGGGCTGGACCCGCACCGTGAACGTTTGCGCAGCGGCATGCTGAAAAACGGCTACGAAGCGGATTTCGCCGACCGCATCTTCGAACAGATCAAAGGCTTTGGCAGCTACGGTTTTCCTGAATCCCACGCCGCCAGCTTCGCCTTGCTGACCTACGCCAGTTGCTGGCTCAAATGCCACGAACCGGCTGCCTTTACCTGCGCGCTGATCAACAGTTGGCCGATGGGCTTTTACAACCCGGATCAGCTGTTGCAGGACGCTCGCCGCCATCACATCGAAATCCGCCCGGTGGACGTGCGTTACAGCCACTGGGACTGCACGCTGGAACCGGTCGATCACCCCGACAGCACGCGCAATCTGGCCATCCGCCTCGGGTTGCGCATGCTGCGCAGTTTTCGTGAAGACGATGCCCTGCGCATCGAAGCGGCTCGCTCGAAAAGGCCGTTTGCCGATGCTACCGACCTGACAGTACGCGCCGAGCTCGATTCGCGCGCCGCCGAAGCGCTGGCAGATTCCGGGGCCTTGCGCGGCCTGATCGGCCATCGGCACCGGGCGCGCTGGGAAGTGGCCGGGGTCGAAGCCCAGCGTCCGTTGTTCGATGACCTGCCCAGTGAAGAAACCCAGGTCACGCTGCCGCTGCCGACCGTGGGCGAAGACCTGATGGCCGATTACGCGACACTGGGCACCACCCTCGGCCCGCACCCACTGGCCCTGTTGCGCAGGCAACTGGCTGCCAAACGCTTTCGCAGTTCGCAGGACCTGTTGACCTTGGAGAACGACCGAACCCTCAGCCTTGCGGGGCTGGTCATCGGCCGCCAACGACCGGGCACCGCCAGCGGCGTGACCTTCGTGACCCTGGAAGACGAATTCGGCATGGTCAACGTCGTGGTCTGGCGCGATCTGGCCGAGCGCCAGCGCAAGGTATTGGTCGGCTCGCAACTGCTGCAAGTGTTTGGCCGACTGGAATCGAAAAGCGGCGTTCGCCACCTGATCGCCCAGCGGCTGTATGACCTGACGCCGTTATTGACCGGGCTGGATGTGCGCAGTCGGGATTTTCAGTGA
- a CDS encoding RimK family protein, translating into MSAAQVKMNEVSAQLALSATNKCANPTTPFATQRQLVIIVERLEDWASYFPSEDLISAQDYLEKPLKAKPGKRVHVINLCRSYKYLGHGYYCSLLAEARQHTVIPSVKTISELTRKSLYGLALDDLDKLLETALEDHPYDDTEGFTLTLYFGQTTLEPLKDLARQLFEAFPCPILMVEFRKRDNWHIAGIKAGALPRLRDDQQDEFASALEGFSRKIWRQPGSRRMARYDLAILHNPQEQLPPSNAQALANFIRVGQRLGIDVELIEKKDYARLAEYDALLIRETTSVDNHTYRFAKKAESEGLVVMDDPTSILRCTNKVYLTDLLKSHDLGMPRTEILYKDRPEELQHVATRLGFPLVLKIPDGCFSRGVIKVSTPDEMHTATTQLFEHSVLLLAQEFFYTEYDWRIGILNRKPIFACQYFMSKGHWQIYNHKAMGAEVIGECRTLAIHEAPSAVVELALKTANLNGDGLYGVDLKQSGEQVVVIEVNDNPNLDAGIEDAYLQDDLYSLVLEEFVRRLELKRLGQAW; encoded by the coding sequence ATGTCAGCGGCACAGGTGAAGATGAACGAAGTATCGGCGCAACTTGCACTTTCGGCAACCAACAAATGTGCGAATCCAACGACCCCCTTTGCAACGCAGAGGCAACTGGTGATTATTGTCGAACGGCTTGAAGACTGGGCATCTTACTTCCCCAGCGAAGATTTGATCAGCGCTCAGGACTACCTGGAAAAACCGCTGAAAGCCAAGCCTGGCAAGCGTGTACACGTCATCAACCTGTGCCGCAGCTACAAATACCTGGGCCACGGCTATTACTGTTCGCTGCTGGCTGAAGCGCGCCAGCACACTGTAATCCCTTCGGTTAAAACCATCAGCGAGTTGACCCGCAAGTCACTTTACGGTCTGGCACTCGATGACCTGGACAAGTTGCTGGAAACCGCACTTGAGGATCATCCCTATGACGACACCGAAGGTTTCACCCTGACGCTGTATTTCGGCCAGACCACACTTGAACCGCTGAAAGACCTGGCCCGTCAGTTGTTTGAGGCATTTCCCTGCCCGATCCTCATGGTCGAGTTTCGCAAGCGCGACAATTGGCACATCGCCGGTATCAAGGCCGGCGCCCTGCCCCGTTTACGCGATGATCAGCAAGACGAGTTTGCCAGCGCGCTCGAAGGTTTCAGCCGCAAGATCTGGCGACAGCCCGGTTCGCGTCGTATGGCGCGCTATGACCTGGCAATTCTTCACAACCCGCAGGAGCAACTGCCGCCCTCCAATGCTCAGGCGTTGGCCAACTTCATTCGCGTCGGTCAGCGCCTGGGCATCGATGTCGAGCTGATCGAAAAGAAAGACTACGCCCGTCTGGCCGAATACGACGCGCTATTGATTCGTGAAACCACCAGCGTCGACAACCACACGTACCGGTTTGCCAAAAAAGCCGAAAGCGAGGGCCTGGTGGTCATGGACGATCCCACCTCGATTCTGCGCTGCACCAACAAGGTGTACCTGACCGACCTGCTGAAAAGCCATGACTTGGGCATGCCACGCACCGAAATTCTCTACAAGGATCGCCCCGAAGAACTGCAACACGTGGCGACACGACTGGGCTTCCCGCTGGTGCTGAAAATCCCTGACGGCTGTTTCTCCAGAGGCGTGATCAAGGTCAGTACGCCCGACGAAATGCACACTGCCACCACCCAATTGTTCGAGCATTCGGTCTTGCTGCTGGCGCAGGAGTTTTTCTACACCGAATACGACTGGCGCATCGGCATTCTCAATCGCAAACCGATCTTCGCTTGCCAGTACTTCATGTCCAAAGGCCATTGGCAGATTTACAACCATAAGGCGATGGGTGCCGAGGTAATTGGCGAGTGCCGGACGCTTGCCATTCACGAAGCGCCGAGCGCCGTGGTCGAACTGGCGCTCAAGACCGCCAACCTGAATGGTGACGGGCTTTACGGGGTGGATTTGAAACAGTCCGGCGAGCAGGTGGTGGTGATCGAGGTCAACGACAACCCGAATCTGGATGCCGGTATCGAAGACGCTTACTTACAGGACGACCTGTACAGCCTGGTGCTGGAAGAGTTTGTTCGCCGCCTGGAGCTCAAACGCCTCGGCCAGGCATGGTGA
- a CDS encoding LysR substrate-binding domain-containing protein: MNTRRLTPSMSLLLAFEAAARHGSFTKAADELALTQSAVSRQVQALEAQLQVELFKRDGRRIELTTAGALYQHELAAALGRIRSATLQTIAHKSEGGTLHLAVLPTFGSKWLLPRMNDFYTRHPGYVVHIHSRIVHADLTPAASEMNAIICAGHGNWPGYIAHPLVSEKLVVIASPAALAGYQSMTPAQVAQQSLLSVVSRPNAWSDWFDSNHLSHHVMRPGPSFELTSHLIQAVAAGIGIALVPRILVQDEISNGELVTLFEPLDSGRNYYLAYATRFQNLPSLCVFRDWLLSTPFPDSL; this comes from the coding sequence ATGAACACCAGAAGATTGACGCCTTCGATGTCGCTGCTGCTCGCCTTTGAAGCGGCTGCCCGGCATGGCAGCTTCACCAAGGCCGCCGACGAACTGGCCCTGACCCAGAGCGCGGTCAGCCGTCAGGTGCAGGCGCTGGAGGCACAATTGCAGGTCGAGTTGTTCAAACGCGACGGCAGGCGCATCGAACTGACCACCGCAGGCGCGTTGTATCAGCACGAGCTGGCCGCCGCACTGGGCCGCATCCGCAGCGCGACGTTGCAGACCATCGCCCATAAATCCGAGGGCGGCACCCTGCACCTGGCGGTGCTGCCGACCTTCGGTTCCAAGTGGCTGCTGCCGCGCATGAATGATTTCTACACTCGGCATCCGGGCTATGTGGTGCACATTCACTCGCGCATCGTGCACGCCGATCTGACGCCCGCAGCCAGCGAAATGAACGCCATTATCTGTGCGGGCCACGGTAACTGGCCGGGCTACATTGCGCACCCGCTGGTCAGCGAGAAACTGGTGGTCATTGCCAGCCCTGCCGCGCTCGCGGGCTACCAGTCGATGACCCCGGCGCAGGTTGCCCAGCAATCATTGCTGAGCGTGGTGTCGCGGCCCAATGCCTGGTCGGACTGGTTTGACAGCAATCATCTGTCCCATCACGTCATGCGTCCCGGCCCGAGCTTCGAGCTGACCTCGCACCTGATCCAGGCCGTAGCGGCCGGGATCGGCATTGCCTTGGTGCCGCGCATTCTGGTGCAGGACGAAATCAGCAACGGCGAGCTGGTGACGCTGTTCGAGCCTCTCGACAGCGGGCGAAATTACTACCTGGCCTACGCCACGCGCTTTCAGAATCTGCCGTCGCTGTGCGTATTCCGGGACTGGCTGTTATCGACGCCGTTCCCGGACAGTCTGTGA